The DNA window GGAACTCGTCCTGATTGTATGCCGGATGCTTTACTTGATTACTTGCAGGAATTGAATAAACATACTTTTCTTCTTGTTGAATATGGCATTGAAAGTACTAATGATGATACGCTGCGAAGAATTAACCGCGGGCATACTTATGCAGACACAGTTGATGCTGTGAAAAGAACCGCTGCCAGAGGTATTCTTACCGGTGGGCATGTGATACTTGGACTACCGGGGGAAACACATGATGATATCGTAAGTCAGGCTGCCCGATTATCAGAATTGCCGCTTACAACTTTAAAGCTTCATCAGTTACAGCTTATCCGCGGAACAAAGATGGCTCATGAGTTTGAAGAACATCCGGAAGAATTTCATTTGTATGAAGTGGATGAATATATAGATCTTGTTATAGATTATGTGGAACAACTTCGTCCGGATATGGTGCTGGAGCGCTTCGTTTCTCAGTCTCCGAAGGAGTTACTTATTGCACCCGATTGGGGACTAAAGAATTACGAGTTTACCGAACGTGTAAAAAAAAGAATGCATGAAAGGGATGCTTATCAAGGAAAATTATACGGACTTTAAGATAAAAAGATTATTTTTGCTATTAAAAACCAGATGGATACAAATATGCAACAGAAGACTACAATAAAAGGGAAAGTTCACTATGTAGGAGTGAATGACAGAAATAAACAGTTGTTTGAAGGAATGTGGCCGTTACCTTACGGTGTATCTTATAATTCTTATCTTATTGACGATGAATTAGTGGCACTTGTTGATACGGTTGATGTATGCTATTTTGAGATTTTTCTTCGCAAAATTAAAAATATAATAGGTGATCGTCCTATCAATTATTTGATTATTAATCACATGGAGCCAGATCATTCGGGTTCCATTCGTTTGATAAAACAACATTATCCGGATATTGTTATTGTGGGTAACAAGCAGACTTTCGGAATGATTGAAGGTTTCTACGGAGTTACCGGTGAACAATATCTGGTAAAAGATGGAGATTATCTTGCTTTAGGACATCATAAACTTAAATTCTACCTTACACCAATGGTTCACTGGCCCGAAACCATGATGACTTACGACGAAACAGACGGAGTTCTCTTCTCGGGTGATGGATTTGGTTGTTTTGGAACATTAGACGGAGGCTTTATCGATTCCCGTATGAATATTGATAAATACTGGGATGAGATGGTACGTTACTATTCCAATATTGTAGGAAAGTATGGTTCTCCGGTACAAAAAGCACTCGAAAAACTAGCTGGATTGCATATTAGTGCAATTTGTTCTACACATGGCCCTGTATGGATGGAGAATATAGAAAGAGTAATTGGTATCTACGATAAATTAAGTCGCTACGATGCCGATGAAGGAGTGGTCATTGTTTACGGAAGCATGTATGGTAATACAGAACAGATGGCCGAAACCATTGCATCGGAACTTTCTGCCTGTGGCATTAAGAATATTGTGATGCACAATGTCTCAAAATCTAATCCTTCTTATATCCTTATGGATATATTTAAATACAAAGGACTGATTATCGGAAGTCCTACTTACAGCAACCAGATATTCCCTGAAGTAGAAGCAATTCTTTCAAAAATACTTGTGAGAGATATGAAAGGACGCTATCTGGGATACTTTGGATCTTTTTGCTGGGCTGGCGCTGCCGTGAAAAGAATGGCTGAATTTGCAGAAAAGAGTAAGTTTGAATTGGTAGGTGATCCTGTGGAAATGAAACAAAGTATGAAGGATATTACTTATACTCAATGTGAAAACCTGGCTAAAGCTATGGCCGATCGTTTAAAAGTTGACAGATCTAAAACACTATAAATAATCTAACTTAAAACAAACTTTATTATGAGACTAATCATTCAACCTGATTATCAGAAGATATCTCAGTGGGCTGCGAATTATGTAGCTGCAAAGATTAACAAGGCTAATCCTACTGCAGAGAAACCTTTTGTTCTTGGTTTGCCAACAGGATCTTCTCCTCTTGGAATGTACAAAGCACTAATTGATCTACACAAAAAAGGCATTGTATCATTTAAAAATGTGGTAACGTTCAATATGGACGAATACGTAGGTCTTCCACAAGCACACCCGGAAAGCTACTATTCATTTATGTGGAACAATTTCTTTAGTCATATTGATATTGTTAAGGCAAACGTAAATATCCTGAATGGTAATGCTGCTGATCTGGAAGCTGAATGCGAACGTTATGAAGCTAAGATCAAAGAATATGGTGGTATTGACCTTTTCCTTGGTGGTATTGGTCCTGATGGACACATTGCTTTTAATGAACCGGGATCTTCTCTAACTTCTCGCACTAGAGTGAAGACTTTGACAACAGATACAATCATTGCTAACTCTCGTTTCTTTGAAAATGATGTGAATAAGGTTCCTAAAACAGCTTTAACTGTAGGTGTTGGAACGGTTCTTTCTGCTAAAGAAGTTCTTATCATTGTTAATGGACACAACAAGGCTCGTGCTTTGTATCATGCTGTTGAAGGTTCAATTACTCAGATGTGGACTATCAGTGCACTTCAACTTCACGAAAAAGGAATTATTGTTTGTGATGATGCAGCTGCCGATGAATTGAAGGTGGGTACTTACCGTTACTTCAAAGATATTGAAGCTGATCATCTTGATCCTGAAACTTTACTGAAATAAGATTATATCAGATATAAATAAATGGACTTATAAATGTCTGGTTATTTATATTAAACAGACTTGAGACTTCATCCAAAGCCTCAAGTCTGTTTTTTTATGGTAAGTTAAAGAGTGGTATCACTCTTTTAAGCACAATCGGTAGATTTTAGGCTTAATTTGTCTTGAGCAACTTTAGATAAAAAGAACTCGAAAAGGTGATGGATGAACCAAAAAGTGAGGGTTTGGTGAGGGTCTTAAATGCTACCATCACCAAATAAAATGCTATATTTAAATACATTACAAGAAAAAGTGAGGGAGTGATGGATGATTTTAGTTTTTCTGTAAGAAAAGTCCAAACCACACTCAATATAGTATTGGTGTGGCTTGGACTTTTTCTTAGCTGTTCCAAAGTACGCTTTGAGTTCAATGTTTTTTTAAGCGAACTCTATTTAATAAACTAAACTTCTTCCAGAATACCTTTTCCCTGACGAACAATTTCCGCTTCACCAGAAGTACAGTCTACGATGGTTGATGGCTCTATGCCTCCAATTCCTCCATCAACAACCAAATCTACTTCATAACCAAATTTCTCGTCAATCAGTTCCGGATTTGTGAGATATTCAATGTCTTCTTTTTCATTCCAGGGAATAGTTGTGGTTAAGATTGGTGCATCCAGTTGTCTGCATATCTCACGGATAATATTATTATCGGGCACACGAATACCAACTTCTTTCCTGTTCTTGAATATTTTAGGAAGTTTGCCGCCGGCAGCCAGGATAAAAGTAAACGCTCCCGGCAAATTCTTTTTCATTAGTTTGAATGTAGAGTTTTCCACTTTTGCATATTCACTGATGTTGCTCAGGTCATAACAAATAATGGAAAGACTCTTCTTTTTCGGATCAATGTCTTTTATACGGCAGATGTTCTCTACTGCACGGACTTGTAATGCATGACAACCAATGGCATACACTGTATCCGTTGGGTAAATAACCACTCCTCCGTCGCGGAGGACTTGAACGATTTGTTCTATATCCTTCGGGTTATTGTTCTTTTCGTATAATTTTAATAGCATTTTATATAGAGTTTAGATTACTCGCTTTTTGCTTTTTCTATCAGCTTGTCACCTTGTGCTTCAGCTTCCTTTACTAATTTATCCGATTCTTTCTTAGCTTGTTTTACCAAAACCTCTCCGGCTTTCTGAGCAGCAAGTTTCTTTAATATATTGCCTCCGGCTTTTGCAACTAAATCATCTGCTTGCTTTTGCGCTTCGGCTACTAGTCTATCTCCGGCTTTCTGAGCATTGGCAACTAAAGCCTCTTTCTGTTTCTGTGCATCACCTAAATCTATACCCAGTTTCTTTCCCACTTCACCGATAGCTTTGTTTTTAGCACTGCTGAGTACTTGTTTTGCCATGCTCTTTGTGTCGATAGAAACTTTTGGCGAAGTGAATGTTCCACCAATTTTAAGATCGAGCGTGCTGAGTTGTCCAAGAGTACCGGTTGAAGCAGGAAGTTTAATCTTTCCTGAATAATCAATAGTCTGATCCAGACCAGTAGTTCCTGAAAGGTTAAGCATTGTTTCACCAAGTTTAATGTCGAATGGTTTTGTAGACACCCGTCCGTCTTTAATGGTGAAATCTATCTTCATGTCCTTCACTTTCATGTTCTTCAGACTCTCTTTCTTTACAGCTGTGGCAATCTTATCGATAACATTAACACCGCTGAGGCTGATGTCTTTTGTAGATAAACTACCGGCTCCTTGCATAGAAGTAAATACCGGAGATAATTGTTCATCAAGTTTGGTAGAAATATTCATATTTCCAGAGAAGTCTCCCTTAAGACCTTCGAAGATAGGTGCCAGTTTCTGAACCATATCCAGTTCTTTGTAAGCCTGTGCAAAAGAAATGCTGTTCATCTTAAATCCGGCATTCAGGTCGGGACTTTTTACGCTTTGAGCTGTAGAATAAGAACCATTCATTACAACCGATCCACCCATGGTGTTCATTGACAGATTCTGCATATCTACCTTGCCGTCTTTAACCAATAACTTTCCGTTCATGTTATTGAAAGCCATTTTATCAAAGAGTACCTGTTTCATGTTGGCAGTCATATTGAAATCGATATTCTTAGGAATTTCAATAGCTGAAGTTGCAGTACTTGTTGTTGTGGTAGCAGCAGTTGCGCCCTGAGCTGTTCCCGAAGTTCCGGTTGCAGTGGTGGAGGTAGTTCCCATAAAGTCGTTCAGGTTAAAGTAGTTAGACTTTATGTTCATTGTACCTTTCAACGTTTTGTCTTTCAGAACATATCCCATGTAGTTCTCCAGTCGGCAATCGGCTGTAATGTCATTCTTGCCAATCTTTACGGTAGTTTCGCTTAGGTTAAGATATTTAGGAGAGAAAGTAAAGGTAGATCTTTGAATATCTACATCAGGCATATCTTTCATCTTTAGTTTCATATTGCTAAGCTTCAAAGAACCTGAAGCCTGGAACTTGTCATACTGTTCTTTTTCTATGTAAGACATACGGCCCGCCATATTTACATCGGCACTGATAATACCATTCAGAGCCATACCTTCATCCAGTGGATATACCTGTTTAATCATTCCCAGATTTAGAGTACCTTTTGCGC is part of the uncultured Bacteroides sp. genome and encodes:
- a CDS encoding L-threonylcarbamoyladenylate synthase, with translation MLLKLYEKNNNPKDIEQIVQVLRDGGVVIYPTDTVYAIGCHALQVRAVENICRIKDIDPKKKSLSIICYDLSNISEYAKVENSTFKLMKKNLPGAFTFILAAGGKLPKIFKNRKEVGIRVPDNNIIREICRQLDAPILTTTIPWNEKEDIEYLTNPELIDEKFGYEVDLVVDGGIGGIEPSTIVDCTSGEAEIVRQGKGILEEV
- a CDS encoding TIGR01212 family radical SAM protein (This family includes YhcC from E. coli K-12, an uncharacterized radical SAM protein.), whose translation is MPAYNDFSTFLRKYFECKVQKISLNAGFTCPNRDGVKGKGGCTYCNNQTFNPEYCKTEKTVKEQLEEGRLFFSRKYPEMKYLAYFQAYTNTYSELEELKRKYEDALSVDGVVGLVIGTRPDCMPDALLDYLQELNKHTFLLVEYGIESTNDDTLRRINRGHTYADTVDAVKRTAARGILTGGHVILGLPGETHDDIVSQAARLSELPLTTLKLHQLQLIRGTKMAHEFEEHPEEFHLYEVDEYIDLVIDYVEQLRPDMVLERFVSQSPKELLIAPDWGLKNYEFTERVKKRMHERDAYQGKLYGL
- a CDS encoding FprA family A-type flavoprotein; translated protein: MQQKTTIKGKVHYVGVNDRNKQLFEGMWPLPYGVSYNSYLIDDELVALVDTVDVCYFEIFLRKIKNIIGDRPINYLIINHMEPDHSGSIRLIKQHYPDIVIVGNKQTFGMIEGFYGVTGEQYLVKDGDYLALGHHKLKFYLTPMVHWPETMMTYDETDGVLFSGDGFGCFGTLDGGFIDSRMNIDKYWDEMVRYYSNIVGKYGSPVQKALEKLAGLHISAICSTHGPVWMENIERVIGIYDKLSRYDADEGVVIVYGSMYGNTEQMAETIASELSACGIKNIVMHNVSKSNPSYILMDIFKYKGLIIGSPTYSNQIFPEVEAILSKILVRDMKGRYLGYFGSFCWAGAAVKRMAEFAEKSKFELVGDPVEMKQSMKDITYTQCENLAKAMADRLKVDRSKTL
- the nagB gene encoding glucosamine-6-phosphate deaminase, with translation MRLIIQPDYQKISQWAANYVAAKINKANPTAEKPFVLGLPTGSSPLGMYKALIDLHKKGIVSFKNVVTFNMDEYVGLPQAHPESYYSFMWNNFFSHIDIVKANVNILNGNAADLEAECERYEAKIKEYGGIDLFLGGIGPDGHIAFNEPGSSLTSRTRVKTLTTDTIIANSRFFENDVNKVPKTALTVGVGTVLSAKEVLIIVNGHNKARALYHAVEGSITQMWTISALQLHEKGIIVCDDAAADELKVGTYRYFKDIEADHLDPETLLK